CCCGCCGGGTGGAGATCGCCACGCTGGAGTGAGCGTTTGAGTTCGACCTGGCCCAAGTCGAGATCCAGTGCGACGACGATGCTGGTCTCCGCCTCGGACCCGGCGTGCTGGGCCTGCTCGCCGACGCGGAGCCGGCACTCTTGCGGCGGGGTGGTGTAGCGCCAGACGCCGGAGCGTTTCTCGGTGCGGACCAGGACAGGGCTGTGCAGCTCGCCGAGCGCCGCGGGATCGTCGACGAGTTCGTCGAGGCCGAGCGCCTGGGCGCGGAAGAACTCCCACCAGTCGGCCCGGGCTTCACGCCGGTGCCATTCGAGTAGGCCGTTGAGGAGAGCGTGGGCCTGCTGCGCGGGGGTGCGCTCGTCACGATCCTCCGGCACGTCCGCGAGCAGAGCCGCCTCGATGGCCTCGAGTTCGGGGTCGCGTTCGGCATGGTGTGCGAGCGGCCCTTCGAGAGACGCATCGGGCCGCGGGAGCGGGCCAGTGGTGATGGTGAGCTCGGCCCGGCGCTCTTCGAGCCAGTCGCGCAGGCGGCGGGTGCTGATGCAGTCATCCCGGTTGTACGCCTCGATGTCGTCCAGGATCGATTGGTCGGGCTGCTCCAGCCAACGCTCGTATTCGACGATGCTGGTGCCGGCGTCTTTGACGGACGCGCCGCTGCGGGCTTCGGCGTCGTAGAACTGCTCGAGCGCCTTGATCGAGTAGGACTCGGTGCCGATGCGCAGGCCCTGCCGGACCACCGCGTAGAGATCAACCAGCCGGCCACCACGCAACAGGGCGTCAACGTCGTCGACCCTGGTGGCGTAGCGCTGCGACAGTGACTTGAGCCGGCTGGGCTCGTAAGGAGCGTAGTGATACACGTGCATGCCCGGATGGGCGTGCCAGGTCCGCAGGATGTGGTCGACGACGTCCTCGAACGCGCGTCGTTCTGCCTCGGCGTCGTGCGCCCACCAGGCGGTGAAGTGGTCGCGAGCGTCAGAAATGCCCCACAGGTACTCGAGACCGTGATCTCCCCAGAACGGGTCGCCTTCGAGGTCGAGAAACAGATCACCCGGATCCGGTTCGGGGAGCAGCGCCAAGCCATGGTTCGCCTGGACCGGGGTGATCAGCTGGTACGGCGGCAGATCTTGGGAACGGGCCGCCACCTGCAGGCGGGCCTGCTGCGCCAGTTTGGTCCGGGTGGACGGGGCGACGGAGCGGACCGTGGCCAGTGTCTGCTCGGGCGCGGCGGCGAGCGCCTCGACCGTCGTGATTCCGGCATCGTGGAAGGCCTCGCGCTGGTCGCGGCGCAGGGACGGAACGAGGACGAGGTCGTCCTCGGCGTGCCATTGGCCCGCGCAGCTCTGAGCCCACCGGCACACCGCACAATGCCCGACCCGGACCGGGCTCGTGGTGGGTGGATCGGCCAGCCAGGACTGGTACTGGTGCATGGCCCGGCGGGTGTACGCGGCGACGTCGACGTACGGGACACTCACGCTCTCGCGATTGCCGAGAATGACGGTGAGTGTCTCGGGGGGTGTGCCTTGTAGCTGTTCAAGACGCTGGGCGTAGACAGCCATCTGCAGCAGGGCCGAGGCCTTGACCTGCCGGGCGAGTTTGGTGTCGGCGATGTTGTACGACCAGCTCCCCAAAGCACTGGCTCGGTGGTCATTGCGGATCAGGAAGTCGGCGTGCCCGCGCCAGCGTCCGTCGTAGAACGTGGCTTGAAAGATTCGCGCCGCGCCGGCTTTCATCGCGTGCAGCGTGAGTTGCTCGGCCTCTACAGGGTCGGACGTGGGAGGGATCTCCGCGACGTGGTGT
This sequence is a window from Phytoactinopolyspora mesophila. Protein-coding genes within it:
- a CDS encoding TM0106 family RecB-like putative nuclease, which codes for MYLNGSGGLVVSPTDLVAHLACPHLTTLNREVAEGRRPKPMDDDASADLIRARGDAHEVAVLADMSREHHVAEIPPTSDPVEAEQLTLHAMKAGAARIFQATFYDGRWRGHADFLIRNDHRASALGSWSYNIADTKLARQVKASALLQMAVYAQRLEQLQGTPPETLTVILGNRESVSVPYVDVAAYTRRAMHQYQSWLADPPTTSPVRVGHCAVCRWAQSCAGQWHAEDDLVLVPSLRRDQREAFHDAGITTVEALAAAPEQTLATVRSVAPSTRTKLAQQARLQVAARSQDLPPYQLITPVQANHGLALLPEPDPGDLFLDLEGDPFWGDHGLEYLWGISDARDHFTAWWAHDAEAERRAFEDVVDHILRTWHAHPGMHVYHYAPYEPSRLKSLSQRYATRVDDVDALLRGGRLVDLYAVVRQGLRIGTESYSIKALEQFYDAEARSGASVKDAGTSIVEYERWLEQPDQSILDDIEAYNRDDCISTRRLRDWLEERRAELTITTGPLPRPDASLEGPLAHHAERDPELEAIEAALLADVPEDRDERTPAQQAHALLNGLLEWHRREARADWWEFFRAQALGLDELVDDPAALGELHSPVLVRTEKRSGVWRYTTPPQECRLRVGEQAQHAGSEAETSIVVALDLDLGQVELKRSLQRGDLHPAGLLPGGPIRSGPLETALRRVGSWVAQHGVEADGPYRGVRDLLLGHPPRFAADVPLRLSTETGAQALCRVAPSLTGVLPVQGPPGAGKTYSGSRAVIELLRAGKTVGITALSHRAITNLLDAVMEADDDLEPVVRAVQKAGESSGSTHPRVTVVGTNSNAETALRDGQANLVAGTAWLFAREEIHVDVLVVDEAGQLSLANTVAAGAGAGALILLGDPQQLPQPGQGMHPEGAGVSALEHVLGDHDTVPPEHGLFLDVTWRMHPAVCAPVSELSYDGLLLPREGLEQQIVAGDDVLSGAGIRWVPVPHVSCAVRSDAEADVVASLIDQLTGRLWTDADGTRTPLGPDHLLVVAPYNAQVNLLHSRLNGRARVGTVDRFQGQEAPVVIVSLTTSSAEDAPRGVDFVANRNRLNVAISRARSLAVVVGSPTLLSAPATNLVQLQGINALCRLVEHAQSQSHPVAGHVLQCGDWQ